From Pontibacter actiniarum, a single genomic window includes:
- a CDS encoding RNA polymerase sigma factor gives MEKRGYQDVNHLVIERCKSGEHRAQYELYKLYAKAMFNVSMRITNDYAEAEDVLQEAFVSAFKNLHSYKAEASFGSWLKKIVVNAAINAIRKRRAELVPMDERLVAGVPDEKSDDEPEWQIEQVRRAIQKLPDGYRLVLSLYLLEGYDHAEIGEILGISESTSKSQYSRARKKLLEIMKEPQFAG, from the coding sequence TTGGAGAAACGCGGCTATCAGGATGTAAACCACCTTGTGATCGAGCGCTGTAAAAGCGGCGAGCACAGGGCGCAGTACGAGCTGTACAAGCTGTATGCCAAGGCTATGTTCAACGTGAGCATGCGCATCACCAACGACTATGCCGAGGCGGAGGACGTGCTGCAGGAGGCTTTTGTGAGTGCCTTCAAGAACCTGCACAGCTACAAGGCAGAGGCATCCTTCGGCAGCTGGCTGAAGAAGATAGTGGTGAACGCGGCTATCAACGCCATCCGCAAGCGCCGCGCAGAGTTGGTGCCGATGGACGAGCGGTTGGTAGCCGGGGTGCCGGATGAGAAAAGCGACGATGAGCCCGAATGGCAAATAGAGCAGGTGCGGCGGGCCATACAGAAACTGCCGGACGGTTACCGGCTCGTGCTGAGCTTGTACTTGCTGGAAGGCTACGACCATGCCGAGATTGGCGAGATACTGGGCATTTCGGAGTCAACGTCAAAGTCGCAGTACAGCAGGGCCCGGAAAAAGCTGCTTGAGATCATGAAAGAGCCGCAGTTTGCGGGCTGA